The Sphingorhabdus sp. Alg231-15 genome has a segment encoding these proteins:
- a CDS encoding aspartyl protease family protein, whose translation MMPLFSTGLIPAIAASALALAYPVPMGQSVEPGSLTKPDNEIIAIDEDRAQRMTVPVSIEGRGPFSFVIDTGAERTVLSRKIATRLALDAEEPAELISIAGSSMVDMVYVPELTLGKKSYDSLIAPVLLARHIGADGILGLDGLQDQRILFDFINNQISIEDAAEPRPMTSRREIIVTARRKSGQLIFTEATISGLKVNVIVDTGAQVSIANMVLKKRLIKRAKELGEENSLIAVTGQTLGVEFGKARDFRIGRAKFASLPVAFADAPPFERLGMDKKPALLLGMDVLRKFDQVAIDFKKRKIHFLLPKGTKRYFERPKDSRISS comes from the coding sequence ATGATGCCTCTTTTTTCCACTGGCCTAATACCCGCCATAGCTGCGTCTGCGCTGGCTTTGGCCTATCCTGTTCCGATGGGGCAATCGGTCGAGCCCGGCAGCCTGACAAAGCCGGACAATGAAATTATCGCCATCGATGAAGACCGTGCGCAGCGGATGACCGTTCCCGTCAGTATCGAAGGCCGCGGGCCGTTTTCCTTTGTGATTGATACCGGAGCAGAACGCACCGTTCTCTCTCGCAAGATTGCCACCAGGCTCGCCCTAGATGCCGAAGAACCAGCTGAATTGATCAGCATCGCCGGCAGCAGCATGGTTGATATGGTCTATGTGCCTGAACTCACCTTGGGCAAGAAAAGCTATGACAGCCTGATTGCGCCGGTCCTGCTTGCCCGCCATATTGGCGCAGATGGCATATTGGGTCTCGATGGCCTGCAAGATCAGCGGATATTGTTCGACTTCATCAACAATCAAATCTCCATCGAAGACGCGGCTGAACCCCGGCCGATGACCTCGCGCCGGGAAATTATCGTCACTGCACGGCGCAAATCGGGACAGCTAATCTTCACCGAAGCCACGATTTCCGGGCTCAAAGTCAATGTGATCGTTGATACCGGCGCGCAGGTTTCGATTGCCAATATGGTCTTGAAAAAGCGGCTGATAAAGCGTGCGAAAGAGTTGGGCGAAGAAAATAGCCTGATTGCTGTGACCGGTCAGACATTGGGTGTGGAGTTTGGCAAAGCTAGGGATTTTCGTATTGGCCGTGCGAAATTCGCCAGCTTGCCAGTGGCTTTCGCCGATGCACCGCCGTTTGAGCGACTGGGAATGGATAAGAAACCAGCGCTATTGCTAGGAATGGACGTGCTGCGGAAATTTGATCAGGTCGCAATTGATTTCAAAAAGCGGAAGATCCATTTTCTGTTGCCGAAAGGTACAAAACGCTATTTCGAGCGACCAAAAGACAGCCGCATCAGCTCGTAA